The Mangrovibacterium diazotrophicum DNA window GAACAGGCCTAATTAAGTAATAAAACTCAAGAACAAACTTATGAAAAAAAATCAGATCTATCCGCCTGATTGGCAGGGGTATTTCGTACCTAAACTATTCTTGTGTATGAAACTAACAATCTTCTTATTCTTTTTGAGTATGTTGGGTGCTACGGCAAGTTCCTTTTCCCAACAAGCCAAATTCAACCTTCAGCTGAAAAACACGACGATCAAGGATGTGTTGGATGAGCTCAAAAGTCAAAGTGATTACCAGTTTTTTTACAGTAACGATGATTTTGATGTCAGCCGCCGTGTTGATGTCGACCTGAATAATGCAAGCATTGAGAATGTGCTCGAACAAATTCTCGGAGACATGGATGTCTCTTACAAAATTGTCGACAAATCAGTAATTATTTCTAAAAGCGACGTTGTGTGGTCGTTCGATCAGCAACAGCAGCAGATCGTTTCCGTTAGCGGAACCGTGTCGGACGCGACAGGTCAGCCGTTGCCCGGTGTTACCGTTGTTGAAAAAGGAACGACAAACGGGACCATTACCGATTTCGATGGTAATTATATCTTGAAGAACATTTCAGGTGCTTCAACACTGATCTTCTCATTTGTTGGTATGGAAAATATTGAAATGCCATTGGACGGAAGATCACAGATTGATGTGGTGATGCAGGAGCAAACCATTGGTTTGGAAGAAGTTGTTGCCATTGGTTATGGTGTTCAACGCAAAGAAGAGGTTACCGGTTCTGTTTCTTCTGTTGATGCGGAACAAATGAAAGAGATTCCGGCAGCAAACGTTTCTCAAGCTTTGCAAGGACGTGTTTCCGGTGTTCAAATGACCCAAACATCATCCAAGCCAGGGGCTTCGATGCAGATTCGTATTCGTGGTACCCGCTCTCTGAATGCAAGTAACGATCCCTTGATTGTACTGGACGGAATACCGTTTGCGGGTTCTATTAACGATATTAGCCCAAGTGATATTAAGACCCTCGAGATCCTGAAAGATGCCTCGGCTACCGCAATTTATGGTTCCCGCGGTGCCAACGGTGTTATCATTATCACGACGAACAAAGGTAAAATGGGGCAGAAAGCAACTGTCACCTATGATAGCTACGTTGGTCTGAAAACACTTTTCTCCAAATACCCGATGATGGGCTCCTCTGATTTCATAAAACTTCGCGAGTATGCTGGTCTTTACTCAAATGGTTCTGATGAAAGTGATGATGTGAGCACGGATTGGCAGGATTTGTTGTTCAAAAACAGTATGGTCACTTCTCACGATGTTGGTGTATCCGGCGGTACAGAAACCGGAAACTACAGCTTTGGCATAGGCTATTACAAAGACGAGGCTTTGGTGCCAGAGCAAAATTATACACGTTTTTCAATTCGCTCATCTTTAGACCAGCGAATCGGAGACCACGTCAAAGTTGGTTTCTCGACAAATAGCAACTATTCGATTACCAACGGTAGCGACTTTAGTCTTTACAATACCTTGGCGACAACTCCGATCACCGATCCATATAACGAAGACGGATCATTAAAAACCCGCGTGAATGTTGCCGGGATCGACGACATGTATTCTTATACAAGAGAAGGGATAAAATCACTTGGTGATGCCTGGGTAAATAAGTCGTTAGCATTTGGTTCGTATAACACAATTTACGGCGAACTTGCAATACCCGGAGTTGAGGGGCTGAAATATCGGTTGAATATTGGCTTAAACTTCCGCACAACAAACGACGGTGACTACACCGGAGAAGGTGTTTTCAATTCAAGTGAATCAGCAGCTTCTGTTGCGACGATCGGAAACTCGCTAACCACGAACTGGGCTGTCGAAAACTTGGTAACCTATGATCGCGTCTTTAATAACAAGCACAACTTCAATTTTGTAGGTCTTTATTCGGCAGAGCAAACGCACTATCACAGTTCTGTTGTGTCGGCTACCGGTATTCCTTCAGACCAATTCCAGTTCTACAACTTGGGGCAGGCTACCGATGAAATTACGATTGACCCGGATCAACAGGGTTATTACGAAGCAGGCTTGAAATCGTTGATGGCACGTGCCATGTATTCATACAACGGTAAATACATGTTAAGTCTTGCTGTTCGTTCCGACTGGTCATCCCGTTTGTCTCCAAGTAATAACAATCATACTTATCCCGCTGTGTCGGCCGGTTGGAACATTGGCGAAGAAAATTTTATGGGTAACCTGAAAGCAGTCGACAGATTGAAACTGCGTGTTGGTTACGGACAAACGTCAAACCAGTCAGTTGATCCTTACTCGACGCTTGGATTGTTGAGCTCTTCACCATACAACTACGGAAGCCAATACGTAACCGGTTATTATGTTTCAGAACTGGCTAATGATAATCTTGGATGGGAGTATTCAGAAACTTACAACGTTGGTTTGGATTTCGGTTTGGCGAATAGCCGCATAACCGGTACAATGGAATACTACATTCAGAAAACAAAAGATATTTTGTTTGATGTGAGCCTTCCAAGTACATCTGGGGTTGAAAGCTACACGGCAAACATTGGTCGTTCTCAGAACAAAGGTTTTGAACTATCTCTTAACGGAGTAATCATGGAAGACCACAACGGCTGGACATGGGATGCCGGAATTAACATCTATGCAAACCGCAATAAGCTAACAGGTCTGGCTTCGGGAGTAGAGCGCGACGAGTCAAACTGGTGGTTCGTAGGACATCCGATTGATGTTGTATATGACTACAAAAAGATTGGCATCTGGAACGAAGGCGACGCAAATATGTCTGTTTTAGAACCGAATGGCCAGGCAGGTGATATCAAGGTCGAATATACCGGCGATTATAATGAGGACGGTACGCCAACACGACAAATTAATACCGACGATCGTCAGATCATTGATTTGGAGCCAACATTCCAGGGAGGTTTCAGTACTCGTGTTGCGTACAAAAATGTTGATCTTTCCGTTGTTGGAGACTTCAAGTCGGGAGGAAAACTGATTAGTACACTCTATTCTTCGAATGGTTATTTGAACATGCTGACTGGACGCCGGAATAACGTTGACGTTGATTACTGGACAGAATCGAATACCGATGCGAAGTACCCAAAACCAGGCGGTACGTTGGCAGGTGACAATCCAAAATACGGAAGCACATTAGGTTATTTCGACGCTTCTTATCTGAAAGTGAGAACCATCACATTGGGCTATAATTTCAGTCGGGACGGTTGGTTGAAAGATGCAGGTATCAATAAGCTGAGACTGTACTTTACCGTACAAAACCCATTTGTACTATTCTCGCCATATAACAAAGAATCAGGTGGCGATCCGGAAACGAACTCTTATGGCGACGAAAACCAGGCAGTTTCTACTTCATATGCAAAACGTCTCTTGGTAATTGGTACAAACTCACCATCTACGCGTAATTTCTTATTTGGTATTAATCTGACTTTCTAGAACCTGATAACTATGAAATATCTTCAATTTAAAAATATAATAGGAACGGCTTTGCTGGCTTTGTTCTTTGTAGGGTGCTCCGACATTCTGGACGAAACCCCCCGTGCAACATTCACTCCCGAATATTTTAAAACTCAGGAAGGAGCCGAAGGGGGATTGACTTATTTATATTCGAATTTGCGTTACATGTTCGGGAATGGTTATTTTCTGAATGCCTATGAAACGGGGACTGACGAGTATACTTACGGTTTCAGTGCCGACGAACAGTTTAAAGCAATGGACTTTTCCGGAGCAGGAGTACTCACCTCGGCAAATAGCAATACCAGCATTACATGGGAATATGCATTTAAGAGTATTAACACAGCTAATGGTATCATTCAGTACGGAACAGATGCCGGCGTATCAGATGCGTTGATTGCCGAAGCTAAATTTTTCCGTGCCTTCAATTATTTCCTGTTAGTTCAAACCTTCGGCGGTGTTCCCTTGGATTTGGGTTCCGGTGAATTGGCTTTTAACACAAGTCCGTCACGTACATCGGTTCGGAATACGGTGGCCGAAGTGTACACAACTGCAATTTTCCCGGATTTGCTGGATGCGATTGATAATTTGCCCGATGAAGGTCGTGCAACAGGAACAGCAACCACCACTTTAGCTCGGTTATTTTTGGCGAAAGCTTACTTGACTTATGCTTGGTGGCTGGAAAATCCAAACAACATTGCTACTTATCCTGTGGTTGACAGCAGAACTGATCCGGATGGTCAAAGTGCATCATGGTACTTCCAGGAAGCCTATAATGTTGCAGTAACAGCTATCGACAATCCTGGTCCGTTTTCTTTGCAGACATCATTCTATCAGGTGCATGTTGGGTCAAATGATCGACACAGCGAGATGCTTTTATATGCCGATCATACGGAAGACAGTGAATATTACGACGGCTCCAGTCACTCTTATAACAGTGGTTCGGCTCCTGGTAACTTCGCTGCCTGGTTTCCAAACTGGAACTATTCCGGAAACCTGACAAGTTATACATCCAGCGGCTCGGCGTTGATCTCGACACAGCGTGAAGAAGCTCAGCCCTACGGACGCCCATGGAGTCGTATGTCAACACCAATTGGAGTATTTGAAGAGACGTTTGCAGACAAAACATATGACTCCCGTTATGACGGGACTTTCAACACTGTTTTCAGAGGAAACTGGCAGAAGAACTCTTCTTACTCTGGAAGCGATTACGATGTTTTGTACAATGCAAACGACCTACCTGTAGTGATGGGAGACCCGGTTTTAACGTTCCTTGGTGAAGATTCTTCAGATATCACTTATCCGAGTTCTTCTTCTGACGATAAAAGTGGAATGGGCGCAGGAACCTTGCCCGGAAGAGCAGACTGGGTAGTAGGCCCTTCGGCAATTAGTCGTTTTGCCTGG harbors:
- a CDS encoding TonB-dependent receptor, which produces MKLTIFLFFLSMLGATASSFSQQAKFNLQLKNTTIKDVLDELKSQSDYQFFYSNDDFDVSRRVDVDLNNASIENVLEQILGDMDVSYKIVDKSVIISKSDVVWSFDQQQQQIVSVSGTVSDATGQPLPGVTVVEKGTTNGTITDFDGNYILKNISGASTLIFSFVGMENIEMPLDGRSQIDVVMQEQTIGLEEVVAIGYGVQRKEEVTGSVSSVDAEQMKEIPAANVSQALQGRVSGVQMTQTSSKPGASMQIRIRGTRSLNASNDPLIVLDGIPFAGSINDISPSDIKTLEILKDASATAIYGSRGANGVIIITTNKGKMGQKATVTYDSYVGLKTLFSKYPMMGSSDFIKLREYAGLYSNGSDESDDVSTDWQDLLFKNSMVTSHDVGVSGGTETGNYSFGIGYYKDEALVPEQNYTRFSIRSSLDQRIGDHVKVGFSTNSNYSITNGSDFSLYNTLATTPITDPYNEDGSLKTRVNVAGIDDMYSYTREGIKSLGDAWVNKSLAFGSYNTIYGELAIPGVEGLKYRLNIGLNFRTTNDGDYTGEGVFNSSESAASVATIGNSLTTNWAVENLVTYDRVFNNKHNFNFVGLYSAEQTHYHSSVVSATGIPSDQFQFYNLGQATDEITIDPDQQGYYEAGLKSLMARAMYSYNGKYMLSLAVRSDWSSRLSPSNNNHTYPAVSAGWNIGEENFMGNLKAVDRLKLRVGYGQTSNQSVDPYSTLGLLSSSPYNYGSQYVTGYYVSELANDNLGWEYSETYNVGLDFGLANSRITGTMEYYIQKTKDILFDVSLPSTSGVESYTANIGRSQNKGFELSLNGVIMEDHNGWTWDAGINIYANRNKLTGLASGVERDESNWWFVGHPIDVVYDYKKIGIWNEGDANMSVLEPNGQAGDIKVEYTGDYNEDGTPTRQINTDDRQIIDLEPTFQGGFSTRVAYKNVDLSVVGDFKSGGKLISTLYSSNGYLNMLTGRRNNVDVDYWTESNTDAKYPKPGGTLAGDNPKYGSTLGYFDASYLKVRTITLGYNFSRDGWLKDAGINKLRLYFTVQNPFVLFSPYNKESGGDPETNSYGDENQAVSTSYAKRLLVIGTNSPSTRNFLFGINLTF
- a CDS encoding RagB/SusD family nutrient uptake outer membrane protein, which encodes MKYLQFKNIIGTALLALFFVGCSDILDETPRATFTPEYFKTQEGAEGGLTYLYSNLRYMFGNGYFLNAYETGTDEYTYGFSADEQFKAMDFSGAGVLTSANSNTSITWEYAFKSINTANGIIQYGTDAGVSDALIAEAKFFRAFNYFLLVQTFGGVPLDLGSGELAFNTSPSRTSVRNTVAEVYTTAIFPDLLDAIDNLPDEGRATGTATTTLARLFLAKAYLTYAWWLENPNNIATYPVVDSRTDPDGQSASWYFQEAYNVAVTAIDNPGPFSLQTSFYQVHVGSNDRHSEMLLYADHTEDSEYYDGSSHSYNSGSAPGNFAAWFPNWNYSGNLTSYTSSGSALISTQREEAQPYGRPWSRMSTPIGVFEETFADKTYDSRYDGTFNTVFRGNWQKNSSYSGSDYDVLYNANDLPVVMGDPVLTFLGEDSSDITYPSSSSDDKSGMGAGTLPGRADWVVGPSAISRFAWPTLWKLGPYVSTHEQDGGLGSPNSGITRPFPIAKLSELYLVAAEAAVKGASGTYSAVDLVNVLRARAGVWTYSNSDASDVSVDYSSEMIANTPSSITIDYILAERSREFFGEGYRWLDLVRTQKWGELAGEFDICSDASKENAHVHDRETYSRTISEQDYLRPIPSSQIDGLEMSDTEKEAYQNPGY